The nucleotide sequence TCGGGACAATACCGATGCCCTTATTGCATTTAAGAAGGCAATTGTGTTCCTCCCCCAATTTCTCCGTTCATAAGCTTTTCATCAATCATTTTATCAAGCCTGATAATGCTTTTCTTAGCTCGCTCATGTTCTATTTTCCTGTAATGGTGCTTTCCGCCTTCTTCTTCGTCTTTTTCATCTGCCCATTTCACTACCTGCTGAAGCGGCGTACGGACAATATCATTTGAAGGCAAAAAAGAATCAGTGTGGAATAGGATTGCTAGTGAAGTGGCTTTCGCCTGTACGGGGTTTTCTCCCAGTCGGATCAGGAGCTTATGTGCTCTTTCTGCTCCTTTTATAGGATGGATATCGTTCTTCCGGTATAGTTCATAGTCCCACTTGCCATTCCTGTACCAGGTGAAATGGCCGATATCATGGAGGAAACCGGCTTTCGCTGCCATATCAACATCTACCTTATGCTCCCTGGCAAGATGGAATGCGTGGTAAGCAACCGCAATCGCGTGGGCCATTCCAGAACGCTTCAAGTATTTCTGGGCTATATGATGTTCAAATATGTCCAAAAGTGTTACATCCCTCATTTCATAACCTCCTTAGCTGATGTGATACCCTCATTTTTATGAATGTTAACAGAAATCTTATCTAAATGCACCTTATAAACTTTCTAACTTATCCTTTCCTAAAATAAAAAGCCGGCAAAGGATTGACTGTTTTCCCTTTGCCAGCTTCTATTAATTCCAGTTTTTCATTTTCATGAGTAAGCTTTCTTTTAACTTTGCTAGGAAAGTTTTCTCCCCTCTAGCTCCTTTTTGTTTATTCCACTCATTGAAGCTGGCAACACTGATTAGGATCGAACCGGCGATCAAGAGGTAACCCCACCAAGGGAGATTTCCCCAGAATGGACGGGTTTGCAGGAGCACATTGAGAAGTAAAACTCCCGCTCCAACAAAGAAATAAGCTTTTACTCTCAGCCACATACCGGCTAGCATTGAAATAAGTGACAGCGACCCAAGAATCAGGGCATCATAAACCGTATTACTTTCCAGGCCATCCTGAATGAGCAAAAGCGAGACCATAATCAATACTGCCCATTGGATATAGCTGGTGATTTGTTTGCTTCTCTCTTTGAAAATAGACCGTACAAAAATCGCAAGAGCCACGAACGGAAGTACATATACTTCCCTTTCCAATAAGGCAGGGATTGTAATCTGCTCTACGGCTGCATAATAAGGAACCAGCAGGTACGCACCTGTGATAAAAAGAATTACACTTTCTCCTCTACCATGAACCCTGTTCCTCTGCAGCCATATCCCTGCTGATAGAAAGAGTCCATGGATAATGAGCGCCCAGAAGGTTTCGCCATTCATTAGTGCTACGGAAACAATGAACAAGAATCCAACTAATGAATAAGCATCCAGGCTTTGCAATCCAAAATTGCCTCCTCTTTCCCAGAGGTTCTTATATTTCCTTCTGCCTGAAAAAATAAGCAAAATTCCAGATCCTGAAAGAATAGCTATATCCCAATACTCATGAAGCTGTGCCTGGAACAAGATTTGGATTGTGCCGTTAAAGATCATTAATAATGGGATCAACGCAGCTAAATCCCATTTCACTCTATGAAGTAAAGCCAATATCGCTGCTGCATAACCAATTGTTATTCCGAAAAGCAGCCAGCTGTATGGATATGCTGCCAGGAAGCTTGCTACTCCTAACATCGAAATCGGAACAAGGTAATATAAAGTTCTTTGTTTGTAATTTGTGGATGACAATACCCAGAATACAAACAACAAAATACTTGTCATCAGGAAGGCGTAGTGGCCTGAATCTGTTTCCGTAAAATAACCGATCCCTGTCTTGATCGCTAAGAACAACGTAGTGAATGCCCCGTATAATAGTGATTTCACTTTCCATTCCTTTTTTACAAAGAAAATACTCGCTGCATAAACTCCTGCTGCAATCAGGTAGCTAAAGGTCGATTCCTCACCGTAGATGATAAACGCAACTGCCATTATTGGAGCGAGATAGACATGGGCAATCCATGAATAAGCGACTGCAAGCCCTCTTCGCTTTTGAAAAAGTAAAGCCGCTGCCACCAGCAATAACCATCCGCCTCCAGGAATGAGTAAAGACTCAATTGTTGTACTAAAATTAAATATCTCTTCATTAATAGAGTCCACTGTGATTAGGTACCAGGCAAGGCTGACTACACCTGATATAAATCCAACCAGGGATTCCTTTGTCATCTTGTAAAGCAAGAGAGACATCAAGATTCCACCAAACCAAATGATTGATTCACCATATATATTTGGTATCGAAGACGTGAATGTGTAAAACAGTCCTGCTGCATAGAAACCATGTGCACTGAAAAATGCATTTTCTGAAAGGATGGTTTCCCTAGTTTTGCCAAGGACAACACCGGAACCTAATAACAGGACTCCCGCGAGCGCGAAATTTCCGGGCATTCCAATAAAATCGCTATAAATGCTAGAATTTATCCGTATTTCCTCCCCGAACGCAGCGGCTGACATACCGAGTGAGATGGGTGCTGCCCATTGAGCAATCAACAGCAATATCGCCCTTCTGTCAATTTTCAACATGACATAAAAAGTATAGCTGGTAAGGAAGAACATCAGTGCCAGCTCCCACCAGTTCAACATGAAAAACGTAACAAGAATCATGGAAAGCATGATCACCATTCCGACATCCCGCGAGCTGGTTTTAATGACTTGAAGATATTTAAGCTTAAGCAGCCAGCCTGCAAGTATGAAGAGTAAGAATCCAATCAAATAACTTGGCAAAACCAGGCTTTCGAAACCTAGCCATTTCCCAATCTGCAAGATGGCTTCAAACATGGCAGATGCAAGAAAAACCGGACTTAAATATTTGAAAATGATATTTCCATTGGTATTCGCAAGATAAATGAAGTTGGCTGAAATGATCAGGTAAGCTGCCATAAGAATAAAGGATGGGTTTTCTG is from Mesobacillus boroniphilus and encodes:
- a CDS encoding HD domain-containing protein, with product MRDVTLLDIFEHHIAQKYLKRSGMAHAIAVAYHAFHLAREHKVDVDMAAKAGFLHDIGHFTWYRNGKWDYELYRKNDIHPIKGAERAHKLLIRLGENPVQAKATSLAILFHTDSFLPSNDIVRTPLQQVVKWADEKDEEEGGKHHYRKIEHERAKKSIIRLDKMIDEKLMNGEIGGGTQLPS
- a CDS encoding SCO7613 C-terminal domain-containing membrane protein: MEHAPKEERRRIFRNELYNLKELGYVSREEYKSVSEAHNEYFFDLLEKERQEKEAASNRKNDSIAFGPESQKEVQSSASMAVKENQIQQPKPRPIKVRPRKSAEEIRERNISWSLNIGVIMLLIGGLFVATSNWETMTPWMKAGSIALVSALFYGIAYISYKIIKIDKTAFAFVVLGSLFLPIFTLSLGWFELLGPYLSFHGEGRFILGAISSSVLIPIYAFLANRMSSRLFVWFTFITTSIAAAYLLRAIGLQTDGFYLGLIIFNTLLIAAYHQLKKNGKLPLFTKELALYSQANIVLSTLLMLFFYDNHVFNGFNLILTAIVYLSMIFVNGHKEYHFVFSAIFIYGAYQILENWRFTEVSILGYALLGLVFLFVPRFMDERYALKKAFQITSAVVSGLAFLYITAEGMMIQTENPSFILMAAYLIISANFIYLANTNGNIIFKYLSPVFLASAMFEAILQIGKWLGFESLVLPSYLIGFLLFILAGWLLKLKYLQVIKTSSRDVGMVIMLSMILVTFFMLNWWELALMFFLTSYTFYVMLKIDRRAILLLIAQWAAPISLGMSAAAFGEEIRINSSIYSDFIGMPGNFALAGVLLLGSGVVLGKTRETILSENAFFSAHGFYAAGLFYTFTSSIPNIYGESIIWFGGILMSLLLYKMTKESLVGFISGVVSLAWYLITVDSINEEIFNFSTTIESLLIPGGGWLLLVAAALLFQKRRGLAVAYSWIAHVYLAPIMAVAFIIYGEESTFSYLIAAGVYAASIFFVKKEWKVKSLLYGAFTTLFLAIKTGIGYFTETDSGHYAFLMTSILLFVFWVLSSTNYKQRTLYYLVPISMLGVASFLAAYPYSWLLFGITIGYAAAILALLHRVKWDLAALIPLLMIFNGTIQILFQAQLHEYWDIAILSGSGILLIFSGRRKYKNLWERGGNFGLQSLDAYSLVGFLFIVSVALMNGETFWALIIHGLFLSAGIWLQRNRVHGRGESVILFITGAYLLVPYYAAVEQITIPALLEREVYVLPFVALAIFVRSIFKERSKQITSYIQWAVLIMVSLLLIQDGLESNTVYDALILGSLSLISMLAGMWLRVKAYFFVGAGVLLLNVLLQTRPFWGNLPWWGYLLIAGSILISVASFNEWNKQKGARGEKTFLAKLKESLLMKMKNWN